From one Montipora capricornis isolate CH-2021 chromosome 10, ASM3666992v2, whole genome shotgun sequence genomic stretch:
- the LOC138021185 gene encoding transmembrane prolyl 4-hydroxylase-like: MLRILPGFLLVLIYFQRGITDDSASQANSNSCSSGYCSVEEKGPCEDDGEPKLYRWDPVKVGYKRRLKLEGEKVYTMITRALEPPLFEIPDFMSPEEADHIIKLAEGFGFLKSDIHLDPMAKKHAQTLRSTEGHSNSSAGYFLNWDVDKDYDITQDEVITS, encoded by the exons ATGCTGAGAATTCTGCCTGGTTTTCTTTTggttttaatatattttcaGCGTGGAATCACCGACGACAGCGCCTCTCAAGCGAACTCAAACTCGTGCTCTTCCGGTTATTGTTCTGTTGAAGAGAAAGGACCGTGTGAAGATGATGGAGAACCGAAGCTGTATCGCTGGGATCCAGTAAAG GTTGGATACAAGAGGCGGCTGAAACTCGAAGGAGAGAAAGTATACACTATGATCACAAGAGCTTTAGAACCGCCTTTGTTTG aaATCCCGGATTTCATGTCTCCCGAAGAAGCTGATCATATCATCAAACTGGCTGAGGGTTTTGGATTTCTGAAAAGTGATATACATCTGGACCCTATGGCTAAAAAACACGCGCAGACTCTTAGATCTACAGAAG GCCATTCCAACAGTTCCGCGGGCTACTTTCTCAACTGGGATGTAGACAAAGATTATGACATTACACAAGATGAGGTTATTACTTCGTAG